A single region of the Dehalococcoides mccartyi genome encodes:
- a CDS encoding YraN family protein: protein MSYKRKATGKLGEELAAEYLITLGYRIIQTNCRLPEGEIDIVGQDGECLAFIEVRTKRRLEYGLPAESVTLRKKAHLIASAESYMQKYHLEHLPCRIDFVSVDLSQPEPKLELIKNALGEE, encoded by the coding sequence ATGTCATATAAGCGTAAAGCAACAGGTAAACTGGGTGAGGAACTGGCAGCAGAGTACCTGATAACTTTGGGCTATCGCATTATCCAGACCAACTGCCGCCTGCCTGAGGGTGAAATTGATATAGTGGGGCAGGATGGTGAGTGTCTGGCATTTATTGAGGTGCGTACCAAACGCCGCTTGGAATACGGTTTGCCTGCTGAATCTGTTACCCTGCGTAAAAAAGCCCATCTTATTGCCAGTGCCGAAAGCTATATGCAAAAATACCATCTGGAACACCTGCCCTGCCGGATAGACTTCGTTTCAGTAGACCTCAGCCAGCCTGAACCTAAACTGGAACTGATTAAAAATGCACTGGGCGAAGAATGA
- the tmk gene encoding dTMP kinase has product MSLFITFEGGEGCGKSTQSKALYRYLKKLGLGCVLTHEPGGTRSGDKITRLLKWSKEENISPLTELLLFNASRSILIDNVIKPALQDGNIVICDRYTDSTLAYQWYGRGLELDTVKCINNLASGGLVPDLTIWLDMDDKAALLRKGKLPPDRFESENNGFHQRVRDGFGVIAAAEPNRFLKLDASLPQSELARCIRQRVNVLLKLPQ; this is encoded by the coding sequence ATGTCTTTGTTTATAACATTTGAGGGCGGCGAAGGCTGCGGCAAAAGCACCCAGTCCAAAGCCTTGTACAGGTATCTGAAAAAACTGGGGCTGGGGTGTGTGCTTACTCACGAACCCGGCGGTACCCGCTCAGGTGATAAAATAACCCGTTTGCTGAAGTGGTCTAAAGAAGAAAACATTTCCCCGCTTACGGAATTGCTTCTTTTCAATGCCTCGCGGTCTATCCTTATAGACAATGTGATTAAACCGGCCTTGCAGGACGGCAATATAGTTATATGTGACCGTTATACAGATTCCACCTTGGCATACCAGTGGTACGGGCGGGGGCTTGAGCTGGATACGGTAAAATGTATAAACAATCTGGCAAGCGGTGGTCTGGTACCTGATTTAACCATCTGGCTGGATATGGATGACAAAGCCGCTCTCCTTCGCAAAGGAAAGTTGCCGCCTGACCGCTTTGAAAGTGAAAATAACGGCTTCCACCAAAGGGTTCGTGACGGTTTCGGGGTTATTGCCGCTGCCGAACCAAACAGGTTTCTGAAACTGGATGCTTCACTGCCCCAGTCAGAGCTTGCCAGATGTATCAGGCAAAGGGTTAACGTTCTTTTGAAGCTGCCGCAATGA
- a CDS encoding haloacid dehalogenase, which translates to MTSISLKMEQISDSIRENFKTRDAAREKSLPVSREAIRYCSLAIRAVHRQELAQAREMLVLAKALIKEAGQAIDACGELSNTAFFLDAQKEYAEANTVLALVDGKDMPSPQELEVDNAAYLNGIGEAAGELRRYILDGLRKGEDTRGEELLQAMDDIYEVLVTMDFPDAITGGLRRTTDMVRGVLERTRSDLTLYIQQKGLEQKLEDFQSKLTRKGE; encoded by the coding sequence TTGACTAGCATCAGTCTCAAAATGGAACAGATATCTGACAGCATACGGGAAAACTTTAAAACCCGTGATGCCGCCCGTGAAAAATCCCTGCCTGTCAGCCGGGAAGCTATCCGCTACTGCAGTCTGGCTATCAGGGCGGTTCACCGCCAGGAACTGGCACAGGCAAGGGAAATGCTGGTTTTGGCCAAAGCTCTTATTAAGGAGGCCGGGCAGGCTATAGACGCATGCGGGGAGTTGTCCAACACCGCGTTTTTCCTTGATGCCCAAAAAGAATACGCCGAAGCCAATACCGTACTGGCTCTGGTGGATGGCAAGGATATGCCCTCACCACAGGAACTGGAAGTGGACAATGCCGCCTATTTAAATGGTATTGGCGAAGCGGCAGGTGAACTGAGGCGTTATATACTGGATGGCCTGAGAAAGGGCGAAGATACCCGTGGCGAAGAGCTGCTTCAGGCTATGGATGATATCTACGAAGTATTGGTTACCATGGATTTCCCGGATGCCATTACCGGCGGGCTTCGCCGGACTACAGATATGGTTCGGGGTGTACTGGAACGCACCCGAAGTGATTTAACGTTATATATACAGCAAAAGGGGCTTGAGCAAAAGCTGGAAGATTTCCAGTCAAAATTGACCCGGAAAGGGGAGTAA
- the mnmA gene encoding tRNA 2-thiouridine(34) synthase MnmA, whose translation MNDNPGLIMVAMSGGVDSSVAAMLLLEQGYDVAGVSLQLKSNNEPYGNGYNLKLINRAREVAAALNIPHYVVDLSDIFSQRVIADFCQQYSQGRTPNPCIRCNYYVKIGALLDKIPDFNAGYLATGHYARVLSDGNGTHLLKGADEKKDQSYFLYTLPPESLSRLMFPLGKRYKKDIIRLAAKMKLPVSQKESQDVCFIPDGDYKSFLSTRMGFTPGKILDKTGKILGEHQGLPLYTIGQRQGLGLASNEKLFVSDMNPEANTITVASHDQLYTSRILLSNFIWRESSISIDTPGMIVKVRYKAAPAEVKKISQTGDFHLLELATPVWAATPGQAAVIYLGDTVLGGGIIEHGGDAA comes from the coding sequence ATGAATGATAATCCTGGACTGATAATGGTAGCTATGAGCGGCGGGGTGGATTCCTCGGTTGCGGCCATGCTCCTGCTTGAACAGGGATACGATGTAGCCGGGGTCAGCCTGCAACTCAAGTCCAATAATGAACCTTACGGCAACGGCTATAACCTGAAACTTATTAACCGGGCGCGTGAAGTGGCGGCCGCTCTGAATATCCCCCATTATGTGGTTGATTTGAGTGATATTTTTTCCCAAAGGGTTATTGCAGATTTCTGCCAGCAGTATTCGCAGGGGCGTACTCCGAACCCCTGTATTCGTTGTAATTATTATGTAAAGATAGGCGCTTTGCTTGATAAAATACCTGATTTCAATGCCGGTTATTTAGCTACCGGACATTATGCCCGTGTCCTTTCAGATGGAAACGGCACTCACCTTCTAAAAGGGGCCGATGAGAAAAAAGACCAGTCATATTTTTTATACACCCTGCCGCCCGAATCACTGTCCCGTCTTATGTTCCCACTTGGCAAAAGGTACAAAAAGGATATTATCCGTTTAGCGGCTAAGATGAAACTGCCCGTTTCCCAAAAGGAAAGCCAGGACGTGTGCTTTATACCTGACGGTGATTACAAGTCTTTTCTGTCCACCCGTATGGGATTTACCCCCGGCAAAATTCTGGATAAAACCGGCAAAATACTGGGCGAACATCAGGGACTACCTCTTTATACCATAGGTCAGAGACAGGGACTGGGCTTGGCTTCAAATGAAAAGCTTTTTGTATCTGATATGAACCCGGAGGCCAATACCATTACGGTTGCCAGCCATGACCAGCTTTACACCAGCCGCATATTGCTGAGCAACTTCATCTGGCGGGAAAGCAGTATTTCCATAGATACCCCTGGTATGATAGTCAAAGTCCGCTACAAAGCCGCACCTGCTGAGGTGAAAAAGATATCCCAAACAGGTGATTTTCATTTACTCGAACTGGCAACCCCTGTTTGGGCAGCTACCCCTGGTCAGGCAGCCGTTATTTATCTGGGTGATACGGTACTTGGCGGGGGTATTATTGAACACGGCGGGGATGCCGCCTGA
- a CDS encoding ribonuclease HII produces the protein MPAAICPGWAEEKQLWKQGFSSIAGLDEAGRGCLAGPVVAGAVIMPPRLKGEWVAMVRDSKVLTPEKREYLYCHIVSMAISFGVGVVDNTQIDCLGIAPATRLAMKQAVEHLDCRPDYLLVDYLKLPDIPLPQKGIVDGDALCFSIACASIIAKVSRDRLMCELDATYPGYHLAKHKGYGTALHMECISQKGISPIHRRTFAPLKSMFDVI, from the coding sequence ATGCCTGCCGCTATCTGCCCCGGTTGGGCTGAGGAAAAACAGCTCTGGAAGCAGGGTTTTTCATCAATTGCCGGTTTAGACGAAGCCGGCAGAGGATGTCTGGCCGGACCAGTGGTAGCCGGAGCGGTCATCATGCCGCCCCGGCTAAAGGGCGAATGGGTGGCTATGGTGCGTGACAGCAAGGTGCTTACCCCCGAAAAACGCGAATACCTTTACTGCCATATTGTTTCCATGGCAATAAGTTTCGGGGTGGGTGTAGTGGATAACACCCAGATTGACTGTCTGGGGATTGCCCCCGCTACCAGACTTGCCATGAAACAGGCGGTGGAACATTTGGATTGTCGGCCTGATTATTTGCTGGTGGATTACCTGAAACTGCCGGATATTCCCCTGCCCCAAAAGGGCATTGTGGACGGCGATGCCCTTTGCTTCAGTATTGCCTGTGCTTCCATTATTGCCAAGGTCAGCCGTGACCGGCTGATGTGCGAGCTTGATGCTACCTATCCCGGGTACCACCTTGCCAAACACAAGGGTTACGGTACTGCGCTTCATATGGAGTGCATTTCCCAAAAAGGTATCTCCCCCATCCACCGCCGCACTTTTGCCCCTTTAAAGAGTATGTTTGATGTCATATAA
- a CDS encoding thiamine phosphate synthase produces the protein MDNLEKLWRIVDVNQNRLSEGLRVLEEIARLYLEDEKLNSRFKNLRHSLTLQDIASNSRLLFSRQADTDIGAQLETADQSEPETLFSLVSANAKRAEQSLRVLEEFAGLPETGLDAALYSRGRFELYTLEKDLAARLLHKNRRDMIKGLYVAIDADYLAGRDIPAVTREVLEGGCRLIQLRAKTASTRKFLALAVSLKEICLAYGALFIVNDRMDIALACGADGLHLGQIDMPLSQARHFMPPDSIIGISTDTPEQAVSAQNEGADYVAAGAVFPTQTKQDVLFGGLSGLQAIHQVVKIPLVAIGGINKSNFYEAMQAGAGSLCLISAVLGAPDIKKATSEFITLMEAAKID, from the coding sequence GTGGATAATCTTGAAAAACTGTGGCGGATAGTTGATGTTAACCAGAACCGCTTAAGTGAAGGGTTGCGGGTACTGGAAGAGATTGCCCGTTTATACCTTGAAGATGAAAAGCTTAATTCACGTTTCAAAAACCTGCGTCACTCACTTACTTTGCAGGATATTGCTTCCAATTCCCGTCTGTTATTTTCCCGCCAGGCTGATACTGATATCGGCGCTCAGTTAGAAACAGCTGACCAGTCCGAACCTGAAACCTTATTTTCGCTTGTAAGTGCCAATGCCAAGCGGGCAGAACAATCCCTGCGGGTTTTGGAAGAGTTTGCCGGTTTACCTGAGACGGGTCTTGATGCCGCTCTCTACAGCCGCGGGCGTTTTGAACTTTATACCCTTGAAAAAGACCTGGCGGCCAGGCTTTTGCATAAAAACCGCCGGGATATGATAAAGGGGTTGTATGTGGCTATAGATGCAGATTATCTGGCCGGGCGGGATATACCCGCAGTTACCAGAGAAGTGCTTGAGGGCGGTTGCCGCCTTATCCAGCTTAGGGCTAAAACGGCCTCTACCCGAAAGTTTCTGGCACTGGCCGTAAGCTTGAAGGAAATTTGCCTTGCATACGGTGCGCTTTTTATTGTAAATGACCGCATGGATATTGCCCTGGCCTGCGGTGCGGATGGGCTTCATCTGGGGCAGATAGATATGCCGCTTTCGCAAGCCCGCCATTTTATGCCGCCGGATAGCATTATAGGTATTTCTACGGATACGCCCGAACAAGCTGTTTCAGCTCAAAATGAAGGGGCTGACTATGTGGCGGCCGGGGCGGTTTTCCCCACCCAAACTAAACAAGATGTCCTTTTCGGCGGCCTTTCAGGTTTACAGGCCATTCACCAAGTGGTAAAAATACCTCTGGTGGCTATTGGCGGCATAAACAAGTCGAATTTTTATGAAGCCATGCAGGCAGGTGCGGGCAGTCTCTGCCTGATAAGTGCGGTCTTAGGTGCGCCTGATATTAAAAAGGCTACTTCAGAATTTATAACCCTTATGGAGGCAGCAAAAATTGACTAG
- a CDS encoding R3H domain-containing nucleic acid-binding protein — protein sequence MPELLTDDLNALLEVLPPNIRQPLTNPANRENLIEIVMDLGRNPEARFPDREIILSNRDVTQKDIDYVSSRIGDFGDDNRAGIERTLHRISAIRNRKGKIVGLTLRVGRAVFGTIKIIQDLIQSGQSVLMLGRPGVGKTTMLREVARVLAGDLKKRVVIVDTSNEIAGDGDIPHPAIGHARRMQVRTPDMQHAVMIEAVENHMPQVIVIDEIGTELEALAARTIAERGVQLVGTAHGNVLDNLMLNPTLSDLIGGIQSVTLGDEEARRRGTQKTILERRAPPTFQVIVEIQERNKVAVHPDVGAAVDSILRGVSPSSEIRYLDENGEVVISKQQPSEEKVKAAAESLPLPKGKELPVMYLFGVNRSRMEEIAREMHLDIKLAERPEQAQLMVTSRNYYRRKPQRVRDAENMNIPIYVLKSHTPGQFHQLLATLSGRDVAFTADKPPEIDLAIHEAEEAIAQVKSSHIPVELSPQGAYIRRFQHIIAEKEHLSSHSLGKEPHRRVRISRG from the coding sequence ATGCCTGAACTTTTAACTGATGACCTTAATGCTTTGCTGGAGGTATTGCCTCCCAATATACGCCAGCCGCTTACAAACCCTGCCAACAGAGAAAATCTGATAGAGATTGTTATGGATTTGGGCCGTAACCCCGAGGCCCGTTTTCCTGACCGTGAAATTATACTGTCTAATCGGGATGTCACCCAGAAAGATATAGATTATGTTTCCTCCCGCATAGGTGATTTCGGTGATGACAACCGGGCAGGTATTGAACGTACTTTACATCGTATTTCCGCTATACGTAACCGCAAAGGCAAAATAGTAGGCCTAACACTTCGGGTAGGACGGGCGGTTTTTGGTACTATCAAAATTATTCAGGACCTTATCCAGTCAGGACAGAGCGTGCTTATGCTGGGGCGGCCGGGTGTAGGCAAAACCACCATGCTAAGGGAAGTAGCCAGAGTGTTGGCGGGTGATCTTAAAAAACGGGTGGTTATAGTGGATACTTCCAATGAAATTGCAGGTGATGGGGATATCCCCCACCCCGCAATTGGCCATGCCCGCCGCATGCAGGTTCGCACGCCTGATATGCAGCACGCTGTTATGATAGAGGCAGTTGAAAACCATATGCCGCAGGTGATTGTAATAGATGAAATAGGCACGGAACTGGAAGCCCTGGCCGCCCGCACCATTGCTGAGCGGGGTGTCCAGCTGGTAGGTACAGCTCACGGCAATGTGCTGGATAACCTGATGCTTAATCCCACCTTAAGTGACCTTATCGGCGGTATACAGTCTGTTACTCTGGGTGATGAAGAAGCCCGCAGACGGGGCACTCAGAAAACTATACTGGAACGGCGCGCCCCGCCCACTTTTCAGGTGATTGTGGAAATACAGGAGCGCAATAAAGTGGCTGTCCACCCGGATGTGGGTGCGGCGGTAGACTCTATTTTACGGGGTGTGTCCCCTTCGTCTGAAATCCGCTACCTTGATGAAAATGGCGAAGTTGTTATCAGCAAGCAGCAGCCCAGCGAAGAAAAAGTTAAAGCGGCCGCCGAGAGTTTGCCTTTGCCAAAGGGCAAGGAACTGCCGGTTATGTATCTTTTCGGGGTGAACCGCAGCCGTATGGAAGAAATTGCCCGGGAAATGCATCTGGATATCAAGCTGGCCGAACGCCCGGAACAGGCACAGCTGATGGTTACTTCGCGGAATTATTACCGCCGCAAACCCCAAAGAGTGCGTGATGCCGAAAATATGAATATACCTATATATGTATTAAAGAGCCATACGCCGGGTCAGTTCCACCAGCTTCTGGCTACCCTTAGCGGCAGGGATGTGGCTTTTACAGCGGATAAGCCGCCTGAAATAGATTTAGCTATACATGAAGCCGAAGAAGCAATAGCCCAGGTTAAGAGTTCCCATATACCGGTAGAGCTTAGCCCGCAGGGTGCTTATATAAGGCGCTTTCAGCACATAATAGCTGAAAAAGAGCATCTTTCTTCCCATAGTTTGGGCAAAGAGCCGCACCGCCGGGTAAGAATATCAAGGGGTTAA